The region CACGTCGCCGGGTGCGCGGCCGACATCGCCGCCGGGCAGCGCAACACCGCGTACACCAACACCGTGGAGGTGTCGAAGGAAGCGGGCGGGCACCTGCGCACCCAATTCGACGCCATGCGCTCGGTGCTGCGGCTGACGCGGGCGGTCATCGCCGGAGCGGCCTTCTCGGCGGACCGGATGCGCGAGGCGTGTGCGGGGGAGTACCTGGGAGGATTCACCCTCGCGAACCAGCTGACGCTGGAGTGCGGCATCCCCTGGCGGACGGCTCAGGTGATCTCCGGGCGGTACATCAAGCGCGCCCTGGAGAAGGGGCTGCGGCCGGCCGTACCAGACGGCTCGCTACTGGCCACGCTCTGCGCCGACGCGGGATACGAGGTCGCGCGGACCGACGCCCTCCTCGTCGCCGCCTTCGACGTGGACGAAGGACTGCGGGCCAAGCGATCGGCCGGCTCGGCCCACCCCGACGAGGTGCGGGCGATGCTCGCCGACCAGGACGGCGAATTCGCGAAGCTCACCGAGGAGTGGTCCCGGCGCGAACGCAGATCCGCCGATGCCGCCCGCCAACGGGACGACCTGCTCACCGCGGCCGAGCGGCGGTCATGAGGGAGCCGGCGCTGGTCGCCCGCCGGCCGGGCGTGGACCTGCGCGAGGGCGCGGGCACCGCCTGCGGAACCTTCGGCGAGCTGCTTCAAGGGGTGCTGCCCGACGGAGTCGACTTCCTCGTCACATTCCCGATCACTCGCGGCACCCGGGCGTGGTTCCGGTACGACCGCGACGGCCCACTGCACGTCTTCCCCTCCCACAAGACCAAGTCGCTGCGCCTGGCGCGGGCCATGTTCGACGTCCGAGGCGTCGGCGGCGGCGGCTCCCTGGTCCTCGACAGCGGCTTGGCCGTGGGGAAAGGGCTCGCCAGTTCCTCCGCCGACCTGGTCGCCACGGCCAGGGCCGTGGGGGCGGTGCTCGGCTTGGACACCTCGCCCGCGGCCGTCGAAGGCTGGCTGCGCCCGATCGAGCCCACTGACGGGGTGATGCACCCGGGGATCGTGGTGTTCGAGCACCGGACGGTCCGGTTGCGCGCGTCGCTCGGCACCCTGCCCCCGGCCACGGTGGTGGCCGTCGACGAGGGCGGTCACCTCGACACGGTGGCCTTCAACCGGCGGCCCCTGCACCGCACGCCTGCCCAGAAACGCGAGTACGAGCGCCTGATGCGGGACCTCACCACCGCCGTCGACCACGGGGACCTCGCCCGGGTGGGTGCGATCGCCACCCGCAGCGCGGTCCTCAACCAGCGGCTCGTTCCCAAACGGAACCTGGACGCCATGATCCGGGTCAGCGACGAGATCGGCGCTCTGGGCGTGGTCTGCGCCCACAGCGGCACCATGCTCGGCCTCCTGCTCGACGCCGGCGACCCCGACCACCAGCACAAGCTGTCGGCCGCCGCCGCGGCATGTTCGCGCCTGCCCGGCGCCACCACCGTCTTTCGTTCGTTCACATCACCAGGGAGCGCGCATGCGTCATGACACCATCGTCGACGCGATAGGCAACACCCCGGCCGTACGGCTGCGGGTGGACGCCGCCGAGGGGGTCGAGGCCTACGCCAAGCTGGAGCTGCTGAACCCCTACGCGATGAAGGACCGTGTCGCCCGGCAGATGATCCTCGAGGCCCGCCGGTCCGGTGCGCTCGAAGAAGGCGCGCCCATCGTGGAGAGCTCGTCCGGCACGATGGCGCTGGGAATCGCTCTCGTCGGCACCTACCTGGGGCACCCCGTGCACATCGTCACGGACCCCCGCATCGACCCGATCACCCTCACCAAACTGGAGGCCCTCGGGTGCGTGGTCCACGTGGTGGAGACGATGACCGGGCAGGGGTGGCAGAGCGCCCGGCTGGAGCGGCTCGCGGAGCTGATGAGCGGCATGCCCGGTGCCTACTGGCCCCAGCAGTACAGCAACCCGCAGAACCCGGCCGCGTACCGCACGCTGGCCGACGAACTGATCGAGGCCCTGGGAACGGTGGACGTCGTGGTCGGCTCCGTCGGCAGCGGCGGCTCCTTGTGCGGTACGTCGGCGGCGCTGCTGGAGCGGCTGCCCGACCTGAAGGTGGTCGGTGTCGACTGCGTCGGCAGCGTGCTCTTCGGCCAGCCCGACGTACCGGCCCGCAAACAGAGCGGACTGGGCAACAGCCTGTACCCGGACAACATCGACTACCGGCTCTTCGACGAGGTGCACTGGCTCTCGGACGACGAGGCGTTCGACGCCACCCAGCGGCTCGCCCGGGAACAGAAGATCTTCGCCGGGAACACCTCCGGGTCGGTGTACCGGATCCTGACCCACCTCGCCGCCGAGGCGGGGCCCGGCACCCGTCTGGTGGGAATCCTGCCGGATCGCGGCGACCGCTACGTGGACAGCGTGTACCGCCACCGGCCCGCCGGCCCGATCGCCACCCGGCCCGTCGAGGTCCCCTACGGCACGACGGTCACCGGTTGGTCGTTCGCCTCGATCCCGCGCGAGAACCGTCCCGTCCTGGTCTTTGTGGAGTCGAATACGACAGGGACGGGCATGCTCGCGTTGCGCACCGCCGTGCGGCTCGGCTTCGAGCCGGTCCTGCTGGCCAAGGACCCCGCTCGCTACGCCGGCCTCGACGGCACCGGCTGCCGGACGGTCGCCTGCGACACCGAGAGCGACGCGGACGTCCTCCGGGCGGTTCGGGAGGCGGCCGGGAAACGGACCATCGCCGGGCTCACGACGACCAGTGACTTCTATCTGGAACACACCGCACGGCTGGCCGCCGCGCTCGGCCTGCCGGGCCACGCCCCGGAGACGATGACGGCCTGCCGCGACAAGTCGCTGACCCGTACGGCGCTGAGGGACGCCGGGGTGCCGCAGCCGGCGTTCGCTGTGATCGGCGACTCCGCCGACATCGCCGGTGCCGTCGCGTCCGTGGGCCTGCCGTGCGTGGTCAAGCCCGTGGGCGGATCGGGGTCGCAGGACGTGCTGTGGTGCGAGGACGCCGCCACGGCCGCCGAGCACGCCGCCCGCGTCCTGGCCGTGACCGAGAACGTTCGCGGCCAGGCCACCGCCGGCAAGGTCCTGATCGAGGAGTACGCCCGCGGGCCGGAATACAGCGTGGAGATGTTCTGCGACAACGGGCAGGCCGCCTGCCTAGGGGTGACCCAGCGCACCGCGTGCGCGCTGCCCTACTTCGTCGAGACCGGCCACGTCTTCCCTGCCGAGCTGCCGGAGGCCACCTCCGGCGAACTCGCGGAGTCGGCCCGCCAAGCGCTCAAGGCGGTGGGCTTCGACCGAGGTCCCGCACACGTCGAGATCAGGATGACGGACATGGGCCCCGTGGTCATCGAGATCAACGCCAGGCTCGCCGGCGGCATGATCCCCGAACTCGTCCGTGCGGCGACGGGGATCGACCTTCTGGAGCAGCAGGTGCGGGCCGCGGCCGGGTACCCGGTGCGGCTGCTCGCCGACAGGGCCCGGCACGCGGGCATCAGATTCCTGGTCGCGCGTCGGACAGGACGCCTGGTGGCCATCACGGGAACAGCGGAGGCGGAGCGTGTGCCCGGCGTCGAACGGGTGGTGACCACCGGCTCCCCGGGCCGTGCGGTACGGCCGCCGCGGGACGCCTATGACCGACTCGGCTACGTGGTCGCGGGCGGCGACTCGGCCCAGGAGGTCCTGGAGACTCTGGACGCCGCCGTACGGCTGGTGGACGTGGTGACCGACCAGGACTGACCGTCGGTGTACACCTTCATGGGTGCGGTGGGGGCTGAGCGTGAGCCACACGGGCGCAGCCCCCACCGTGCGAGTGAAGACCCCAGTTCGG is a window of Streptomyces asiaticus DNA encoding:
- a CDS encoding pyridoxal-phosphate dependent enzyme, which encodes MRHDTIVDAIGNTPAVRLRVDAAEGVEAYAKLELLNPYAMKDRVARQMILEARRSGALEEGAPIVESSSGTMALGIALVGTYLGHPVHIVTDPRIDPITLTKLEALGCVVHVVETMTGQGWQSARLERLAELMSGMPGAYWPQQYSNPQNPAAYRTLADELIEALGTVDVVVGSVGSGGSLCGTSAALLERLPDLKVVGVDCVGSVLFGQPDVPARKQSGLGNSLYPDNIDYRLFDEVHWLSDDEAFDATQRLAREQKIFAGNTSGSVYRILTHLAAEAGPGTRLVGILPDRGDRYVDSVYRHRPAGPIATRPVEVPYGTTVTGWSFASIPRENRPVLVFVESNTTGTGMLALRTAVRLGFEPVLLAKDPARYAGLDGTGCRTVACDTESDADVLRAVREAAGKRTIAGLTTTSDFYLEHTARLAAALGLPGHAPETMTACRDKSLTRTALRDAGVPQPAFAVIGDSADIAGAVASVGLPCVVKPVGGSGSQDVLWCEDAATAAEHAARVLAVTENVRGQATAGKVLIEEYARGPEYSVEMFCDNGQAACLGVTQRTACALPYFVETGHVFPAELPEATSGELAESARQALKAVGFDRGPAHVEIRMTDMGPVVIEINARLAGGMIPELVRAATGIDLLEQQVRAAAGYPVRLLADRARHAGIRFLVARRTGRLVAITGTAEAERVPGVERVVTTGSPGRAVRPPRDAYDRLGYVVAGGDSAQEVLETLDAAVRLVDVVTDQD
- a CDS encoding GHMP family kinase ATP-binding protein; amino-acid sequence: MREPALVARRPGVDLREGAGTACGTFGELLQGVLPDGVDFLVTFPITRGTRAWFRYDRDGPLHVFPSHKTKSLRLARAMFDVRGVGGGGSLVLDSGLAVGKGLASSSADLVATARAVGAVLGLDTSPAAVEGWLRPIEPTDGVMHPGIVVFEHRTVRLRASLGTLPPATVVAVDEGGHLDTVAFNRRPLHRTPAQKREYERLMRDLTTAVDHGDLARVGAIATRSAVLNQRLVPKRNLDAMIRVSDEIGALGVVCAHSGTMLGLLLDAGDPDHQHKLSAAAAACSRLPGATTVFRSFTSPGSAHAS